In one Nodosilinea sp. FACHB-141 genomic region, the following are encoded:
- a CDS encoding DUF4278 domain-containing protein: MQLRFLGAEYDCQWPNIETRDGEVTGKYRGVVWSAKHHSATVAPTTPVTLRFMGRSYQGQV, from the coding sequence ATGCAGCTACGTTTTCTTGGTGCCGAATACGATTGTCAGTGGCCTAACATTGAAACCCGCGACGGTGAAGTGACGGGCAAATATCGGGGAGTCGTCTGGAGCGCTAAACACCACAGCGCCACAGTGGCGCCGACTACGCCTGTTACGCTCCGCTTTATGGGCCGCTCGTACCAAGGTCAGGTATAG
- a CDS encoding alpha/beta fold hydrolase: MPVDVLSRNNVKVVGQGQRPLVMAHGFGCDQKMWRFVAPAFADDYRLVLFDYVGFGQSDLATYDPQRYSHLQGYAQDILEICAALELEQAIFVGHSVSSMIGLLAAIAAPERFERLVMIGPSPCYINEDTYVGGFERQDIDQLLDIMEKNYIGWAHFLAPVVMQNSDRPQLTQELEDSFCSTDPAIATRFAKATFYGDNRDDLAKAPVPSLILQCKDDAIAPTEVGQYLHQHLPHSTLALMEATGHCPHMSHPDETIQRIKTYLEAASLGPTYG, from the coding sequence ATGCCAGTGGATGTTTTAAGCCGAAACAACGTCAAGGTAGTGGGCCAGGGTCAGCGACCCTTGGTGATGGCCCACGGCTTTGGCTGCGACCAAAAGATGTGGCGGTTTGTGGCTCCCGCCTTTGCAGACGACTATCGGCTGGTTTTGTTTGACTACGTGGGATTTGGCCAGTCAGACTTAGCCACCTACGATCCGCAGCGGTACAGCCACCTTCAGGGCTACGCCCAGGATATTTTGGAGATCTGCGCGGCGTTAGAGCTGGAACAGGCAATCTTTGTGGGTCACTCAGTGAGCAGCATGATCGGCCTGCTGGCGGCGATCGCCGCCCCCGAGCGCTTTGAGCGGCTAGTAATGATTGGCCCATCGCCCTGCTATATCAATGAAGATACCTACGTCGGCGGCTTTGAGCGCCAGGATATTGACCAACTGCTCGACATCATGGAGAAGAACTACATTGGCTGGGCGCATTTTTTGGCCCCAGTGGTGATGCAGAACTCCGATCGCCCCCAGCTCACCCAAGAGCTAGAGGACAGCTTTTGCTCGACCGACCCCGCCATTGCCACGCGGTTTGCCAAGGCCACCTTCTATGGCGACAACCGCGACGATCTGGCCAAGGCACCGGTGCCCTCTCTGATTTTGCAGTGCAAAGACGATGCGATCGCCCCCACCGAGGTAGGGCAATACCTGCATCAGCATTTGCCCCACAGCACCCTGGCCCTGATGGAGGCCACGGGCCACTGCCCCCACATGAGCCATCCCGACGAAACCATTCAGCGAATCAAAACCTATTTGGAGGCGGCCAGTTTGGGCCCAACCTATGGTTAA
- the clpB gene encoding ATP-dependent chaperone ClpB: MQPTDPDKFTAKAWDAIVEAQDVARRCKHQYMEVEHVLIALLDQEEDGLAHKILAKANLDSDQILDDLETFAQRQARVRPGVDNNLYLGQSLDRMLDGAEAARQTLKDKFISVEHLLLGFQEDERIGRRLLRGFNVEGPELMAAVQAVRGSQKVTDQNPEQQYDALEKYGIDLTQLARDGKLDPVIGRDDEIRRVIQVLSRRTKNNPVVIGEPGVGKTAIAEALAQRIINGEVPESLKGRTLISLDIGGLIAGAKFRGEFEERLRMVLKEVTDSAGQVVLFIDELHTVVGAGAGQGTMDASNLLKPMLARGELRCIGATTLDEYRKHIEKDAALERRFQQVYVGQPSAEDTISILRGLKKRYESYHGVDIADSALVAAAVLSDRYIADRFLPDKAIDLVDEAAAKLKMEITSKPEELEGIERRLMQIEMEKLSLEAENGSMTKASRQRLSRIEQEIAELQAKQQSFSGQWQSEKQALDAIHALKDEEDQIRLQIEQAERAYDLNKAAKLKYDSLEKIQRDRETLEAQLVEVQAKGNTLLREQVTEADIAEIVAKWTGIPVNRLMESERQKLLQLEGHLHERVIGQDEAVEAVAAAIRRARAGMNDQGRPLGSFLFMGPTGVGKTELARALAEFLFDTEDALIRIDMSEYMEKNAVSRLVGAPPGYVGYEDGGQLSEAVRRHPYSVVLLDEVEKAHPDVFNILLQVLDDGRITDSQGHRVDFRNTVVIMTSNLGSDHILELAGDDDRYDEMRVQVLKALQKQFRPEFLNRVDDLILFHSLRKSELRKIVALQIRRVQRRLADQTIGLEIADPAIDFIAESGYDPVYGARPLKRAIQRLLENPIATKILETTFAQGATITVDLQDGKLEFDHREPAPAEVLAAAEDEAVKVESVVGG, from the coding sequence ATGCAGCCAACCGATCCGGATAAGTTTACCGCCAAAGCTTGGGACGCCATCGTTGAGGCCCAGGACGTGGCTCGCCGCTGCAAACATCAATATATGGAGGTCGAGCACGTGCTAATCGCGCTGCTCGATCAAGAAGAAGACGGGCTGGCCCACAAAATTCTCGCCAAGGCCAACCTCGACAGCGACCAGATTCTCGACGATCTAGAGACCTTTGCCCAGCGCCAGGCCCGCGTACGCCCCGGTGTCGACAACAACCTCTACCTGGGCCAGAGCCTCGATCGCATGCTCGACGGAGCTGAGGCGGCGCGCCAAACCCTCAAAGACAAGTTCATCTCAGTTGAACACCTGCTGCTGGGCTTTCAGGAAGACGAGCGCATCGGACGGCGGCTACTGCGGGGCTTTAACGTCGAAGGCCCTGAGCTGATGGCAGCAGTGCAGGCGGTGCGCGGCAGCCAAAAAGTCACCGACCAAAACCCCGAGCAGCAGTACGATGCCTTAGAGAAATATGGCATTGACCTCACCCAGCTCGCCCGCGACGGCAAGCTCGACCCCGTGATTGGCCGCGACGACGAGATCCGCCGCGTGATTCAGGTGCTGTCGCGACGCACCAAGAATAACCCTGTGGTGATTGGCGAACCGGGAGTGGGCAAGACGGCGATCGCCGAGGCCCTAGCCCAGCGCATCATCAACGGCGAGGTGCCCGAATCGCTCAAAGGCCGCACGCTAATTTCCCTCGACATCGGTGGTCTGATCGCCGGAGCCAAGTTTCGCGGCGAGTTTGAAGAACGGCTGCGGATGGTGCTCAAGGAAGTCACCGACTCTGCCGGACAGGTGGTGCTATTTATCGACGAGCTGCACACGGTGGTCGGAGCCGGAGCGGGCCAGGGCACCATGGATGCCAGCAACCTGCTCAAGCCCATGCTGGCGCGGGGCGAGCTGCGCTGCATTGGGGCCACCACCCTCGACGAATACCGCAAGCACATCGAAAAAGACGCCGCCCTAGAGCGTCGCTTTCAGCAGGTGTATGTGGGCCAGCCCAGCGCCGAAGATACCATCTCCATTCTGCGGGGCCTCAAAAAACGCTACGAGTCGTACCACGGCGTCGATATTGCCGACAGCGCTCTGGTGGCGGCGGCGGTGCTCTCTGACCGCTATATCGCCGATCGCTTTTTGCCCGATAAAGCCATCGACCTGGTGGACGAAGCCGCTGCCAAGCTCAAAATGGAAATCACCTCCAAACCCGAGGAACTGGAGGGCATCGAGCGCCGCCTGATGCAGATCGAAATGGAAAAGCTATCCCTAGAGGCCGAAAACGGCTCCATGACTAAGGCCTCGCGCCAGCGCCTCAGCCGCATTGAGCAAGAGATTGCCGAACTCCAGGCCAAGCAGCAGTCCTTCAGCGGTCAGTGGCAGAGCGAAAAGCAGGCCCTCGACGCCATTCACGCCCTCAAGGACGAAGAAGACCAGATTCGTCTGCAAATTGAGCAGGCCGAGCGCGCTTATGACCTCAACAAGGCCGCCAAACTCAAATACGACAGTCTGGAGAAGATCCAGCGCGATCGCGAAACCCTGGAGGCCCAGCTAGTCGAAGTGCAGGCCAAAGGCAATACCCTACTGCGTGAGCAGGTCACTGAGGCCGACATCGCCGAAATCGTCGCCAAGTGGACGGGCATACCCGTCAACCGGCTGATGGAGTCAGAGCGGCAAAAGCTGCTTCAACTTGAAGGCCACCTGCACGAACGGGTGATCGGTCAAGACGAAGCGGTGGAGGCCGTTGCCGCCGCCATTCGCCGCGCCCGCGCTGGCATGAACGACCAGGGCCGTCCCCTGGGTTCCTTCCTGTTTATGGGACCAACTGGGGTAGGTAAGACCGAACTGGCCCGCGCCTTGGCCGAATTTCTCTTCGACACCGAGGACGCCCTGATTCGCATCGACATGTCGGAGTACATGGAGAAAAACGCCGTGTCGCGGTTGGTGGGGGCACCTCCCGGTTATGTCGGTTACGAAGACGGCGGCCAGCTCTCCGAGGCGGTGCGTCGCCACCCCTACTCGGTAGTACTGCTCGACGAGGTCGAGAAAGCGCACCCCGACGTGTTCAACATTCTCTTGCAGGTGCTCGACGACGGTCGCATCACCGACTCCCAGGGCCACCGGGTCGATTTCCGCAACACCGTAGTAATCATGACCAGCAACCTGGGCAGCGACCACATTCTAGAGCTAGCGGGCGACGACGATCGCTACGACGAAATGCGCGTCCAGGTGCTCAAGGCACTGCAAAAGCAGTTTCGTCCCGAGTTCCTCAACCGAGTGGATGACCTCATCCTCTTCCACTCGCTGCGCAAGAGCGAGCTGCGCAAGATCGTGGCCCTGCAAATTCGTCGGGTGCAGCGTCGCCTAGCCGACCAAACCATCGGTTTGGAGATTGCCGATCCGGCGATCGACTTCATTGCCGAGAGCGGCTATGACCCAGTGTACGGTGCTCGCCCCCTCAAGCGAGCCATCCAGCGCCTGCTGGAGAACCCGATCGCCACCAAGATTCTAGAGACCACCTTTGCCCAAGGCGCAACCATCACGGTGGACTTGCAGGATGGCAAGCTGGAGTTTGACCACCGCGAACCTGCTCCTGCTGAGGTGCTAGCAGCGGCAGAGGACGAAGCTGTCAAGGTGGAGTCAGTGGTGGGAGGGTAA
- a CDS encoding iron-sulfur cluster assembly accessory protein, translating into MAQATEQTRGILMSETALRHVKALQQSQGNKELCLRVGVRQGGCSGMSYTMDFEDPANINEHDEVYDYEGFRVICDKKSLLYLYGLMLDYSDALIGGGFQFTNPNAVQTCGCGKSFGA; encoded by the coding sequence ATGGCTCAAGCCACAGAACAAACCCGAGGCATTTTGATGTCGGAAACGGCCCTGCGGCACGTCAAGGCCCTCCAACAGTCCCAGGGCAATAAAGAACTCTGCCTGCGAGTGGGGGTGCGCCAGGGCGGCTGCTCTGGCATGTCCTACACCATGGATTTTGAAGATCCCGCCAACATCAACGAGCACGACGAAGTCTACGACTATGAAGGCTTTCGCGTGATCTGCGACAAAAAGAGCCTGCTGTACCTCTACGGTCTCATGCTCGACTACAGCGACGCGCTGATCGGCGGCGGTTTTCAGTTCACCAACCCCAACGCCGTCCAGACCTGCGGCTGCGGTAAGTCCTTCGGGGCGTAA
- a CDS encoding diguanylate cyclase domain-containing protein translates to MVNRSSIPRSAPQGVDPLLDHAPCGFLSVRDDGVIEYANATLLTLLGWERTALEGQNIVAILPVASRIFYQTHVFPMLRVQGAVTEIYFSLRSRSGQDIPILANGVRRQRQGDAINDCVVIPIRQRIQYEDEILRAKKQAEAAIGAQKQAEATLKHQYERAVALGQITQHIRESLELTQIFAVAAQEVRQCLAADRVGIYRFTADEAAGSNFVSEAVAPGVDSVMVAQVPHQGFGDHYRGIRHNAGTLAIRDIHEMRLLDEHSQLFNQFQVQASLVVPLQKGADLWGLIVIHQCSGPRYWQGVEVELVEDIAAQLALAIHQADLIQRLQSELQERQRTEVRLTQLNAELQRATGLLDQMAHIDPLTQIANRRRFSERLGQEWARLRRDRLPLSLLLFDVDYFKCYNDTYGHQSGDDCLYAIAQAAQRVLGRPTDLLARYGGEEFAVILPNTIRQGAIAVARHIHQAIAALAISHSDSAVGSQITISLGISTLIPSQKLSSTVLIQQADQALYRAKRQGRNRSVVFDPTMLDPRPKSALPPLI, encoded by the coding sequence ATGGTTAACCGGAGTTCTATCCCCAGGTCTGCGCCCCAGGGCGTAGACCCCTTGCTCGACCACGCCCCCTGCGGGTTTCTGTCGGTGCGCGACGACGGCGTCATCGAGTACGCCAACGCCACGCTGCTGACGCTGCTGGGCTGGGAGCGAACGGCGCTAGAGGGCCAAAACATTGTGGCGATTTTGCCCGTGGCCAGCCGCATCTTTTATCAAACTCACGTGTTTCCCATGCTGCGGGTGCAGGGGGCGGTGACGGAAATTTACTTTTCGCTGCGATCGCGATCGGGGCAAGATATTCCCATTTTGGCCAACGGGGTGCGGCGGCAGCGCCAGGGCGACGCCATTAACGACTGCGTGGTGATTCCCATTCGCCAGCGCATTCAGTACGAAGACGAAATTTTGCGGGCTAAAAAGCAGGCCGAAGCGGCGATTGGCGCCCAAAAGCAGGCCGAGGCCACCCTCAAACATCAGTACGAGCGGGCCGTCGCCCTGGGGCAAATTACCCAACACATTCGAGAATCCCTTGAACTGACGCAAATTTTTGCCGTTGCGGCCCAAGAAGTTCGCCAGTGCTTAGCGGCGGATCGGGTAGGCATCTATCGCTTCACCGCCGATGAGGCAGCAGGCAGTAATTTTGTGTCGGAGGCGGTGGCCCCGGGGGTGGACTCGGTCATGGTGGCCCAGGTGCCGCACCAGGGGTTTGGCGATCACTACCGGGGCATTCGCCACAACGCTGGCACCCTGGCCATTCGAGACATTCACGAAATGAGGTTGCTGGACGAGCACAGCCAGCTGTTCAACCAGTTTCAGGTGCAGGCCAGCTTGGTGGTGCCGCTGCAAAAGGGGGCCGACCTGTGGGGGCTGATTGTGATTCACCAATGCTCAGGGCCGCGCTACTGGCAGGGGGTAGAGGTCGAATTGGTAGAAGACATTGCGGCGCAGCTGGCGCTCGCCATTCACCAGGCCGACCTGATTCAACGGCTGCAGAGTGAGCTGCAAGAGCGCCAGCGGACCGAGGTGCGCCTGACCCAGCTCAATGCCGAACTGCAGCGGGCTACGGGGCTGCTGGATCAGATGGCCCACATCGACCCGCTGACCCAAATTGCCAACCGTCGCCGCTTTAGCGAGCGCCTCGGGCAAGAGTGGGCTCGCCTCCGCCGCGATCGCCTGCCCCTCTCCCTACTGCTGTTTGATGTCGACTACTTCAAGTGCTATAACGACACCTACGGCCATCAGTCGGGCGATGACTGTCTTTACGCTATCGCTCAGGCTGCCCAGAGGGTGTTAGGTCGCCCCACCGATCTGCTGGCTCGCTACGGCGGCGAAGAGTTTGCCGTCATTTTGCCTAACACGATTCGGCAAGGGGCGATCGCGGTGGCTCGCCACATCCATCAGGCGATCGCGGCTCTAGCCATCTCCCACTCTGACTCAGCAGTGGGTTCCCAGATTACAATTAGTTTAGGCATCAGTACCCTCATTCCCTCGCAGAAACTATCATCCACGGTGCTCATTCAGCAGGCAGACCAGGCCCTCTACCGAGCCAAGCGGCAGGGACGCAATCGATCGGTGGTGTTCGACCCGACGATGCTTGACCCGAGGCCAAAGTCTGCCCTACCGCCCCTGATCTAG
- a CDS encoding magnesium chelatase subunit H, with protein sequence MFTHVKPTVRHIAPDDLNGRHLVKVVYVVLEPQYQSSLSSAIRSINASNSQVAFEVNGYLIEELRDANNYAAFKQDVAEANVFIASLIFIEDLADKVVEAVAPLRDGLDVAVCFPSMPQVMRLNKMGSFSMAQLGQSKSMIASFMKKRKEKSGAGFQDAMLKLLRTLPTVLKYLPVEKAQDARNFMLSFQYWLGGSPENLENFFLMLADRYVITDSQIEGAPQPESLDYQEPVTYPDMGIWHPMAPHMFEDIKEYLNWHASRRDISEDLKDPLAPTIGLVLQRTHLVTGDEAHYVAMVQEFEYLGAKVIPVFAGGLDFSKPVNAYFFDPVDNTKTIVDAVVSLTGFALVGGPARQDHPKAIETLKRLNRPYMVALPLVFQTTEEWEDSDLGLHPIQVALQMAIPELDGAIEPIVLSGRDGLTGRAISLQDRIESITQRAMKWANLRRKPKLDKKLAITVFSFPPDKGNVGTAAYLDVFGSIYKVLEAMKQNGYDVQDLPESPQALLQEVIHDAQAQYASPELNIAYRMPVREYQALTPYAERLEENWGPPPGNLNTDGENMLVYGKAFGNVFIGVQPTFGYEGDPMRLLFSRSASPHHGFAAYYTYLNKIWGADAVLHFGTHGSLEFMPGKQMGMSGTCYPDNLIGSIPNLYYYAANNPSEATIAKRRGYAETISYLTPPAENAGLYKGLKELSELIGSYQSNKESGRAVQIVNAIIETARICNLDKDVVLPEGDTGELSNEERDGLVGKIYIKLMEIESRLLPCGLHVVGKPPTAEEAIATLVNIGSLDREEDGIKSLQRIIAESIGRDIDDIYGNSDRGHLADVQLLYDINQGVRAAIAALVHEQIDAEGRVSMVSRLNFLNIGRKEPWIKALHEAGYKNVDTDAIKPLMEYLEFCLEQVCADNELGALLQALEGEYLLPGPGGDPIRNPDVLPTGKNIHALDPQSIPTTAAVQSAKIVVDRLLERQRQENGGAYPETIATVLWGTDNIKTYGESLAQMMWFVGVKPVPDSLGRVNKLELLSLEELGRPRIDIVVNCSGVFRDLFINQMALLDRAVKMAAEADEPLEMNFVRKHALEQAAEMGLSVREAATRIFSNASGSYSSNINLAVENSTWENEAELQEMYLKRKSFAFNSDNPGVMDSNRGLFESALKTADATFQNLDSSEISLTDVSHYFDSDPTKLVASLREDGKAPAAYIADTTTANAQVRTLSETVRLDARTKMLNPKWYEGMLSHGYEGVRELSKRLVNTMGWSATAGAVDNWVYEDVNTTFIQDPEMCKRLMDLNPNSFRRMVSTLLEVNGRGYWETSDENLEKLQELYQEVEDRIEGVE encoded by the coding sequence ATGTTCACCCACGTCAAGCCCACTGTTCGCCACATTGCCCCCGATGACCTCAACGGGCGGCATCTGGTTAAGGTGGTCTATGTGGTTCTAGAGCCTCAATACCAGAGCTCTTTGTCTTCGGCCATCCGGTCGATCAACGCCAGCAACTCTCAAGTAGCCTTCGAAGTCAACGGCTACCTGATTGAAGAACTGCGCGACGCCAACAACTACGCGGCGTTCAAGCAGGATGTGGCCGAGGCTAACGTATTTATTGCCTCGCTGATCTTTATCGAAGACCTAGCCGACAAGGTTGTTGAAGCGGTTGCCCCCCTCCGCGATGGCCTCGATGTGGCTGTGTGCTTCCCTTCTATGCCCCAGGTGATGCGCCTCAACAAGATGGGCAGCTTCTCTATGGCCCAGCTCGGCCAGTCGAAGAGCATGATCGCCTCCTTTATGAAGAAGCGGAAGGAGAAGTCTGGGGCCGGGTTCCAAGACGCCATGCTGAAGCTGCTGCGCACCCTGCCCACGGTGCTCAAGTATCTGCCGGTCGAGAAGGCCCAGGATGCCCGCAACTTTATGCTCAGCTTCCAGTATTGGCTGGGCGGTTCCCCCGAGAACCTGGAAAACTTCTTTCTCATGCTGGCCGATCGCTACGTGATCACCGACAGCCAAATTGAGGGTGCTCCCCAGCCCGAAAGCCTTGACTACCAGGAGCCCGTCACCTATCCCGACATGGGCATCTGGCACCCCATGGCGCCGCACATGTTTGAGGATATCAAGGAGTACCTCAACTGGCACGCCTCCCGCCGCGACATTTCTGAGGATCTCAAGGATCCCCTTGCTCCCACCATTGGTCTGGTGCTCCAGCGCACCCACCTAGTGACTGGGGACGAGGCCCACTATGTGGCCATGGTGCAGGAGTTTGAGTACTTGGGCGCGAAGGTGATCCCTGTGTTTGCGGGCGGTCTAGATTTTTCTAAGCCCGTGAATGCCTACTTCTTTGACCCGGTAGACAATACCAAAACCATTGTCGACGCCGTGGTTTCCCTCACCGGCTTTGCCCTGGTGGGCGGCCCGGCCCGGCAGGATCATCCCAAGGCGATCGAAACCCTCAAGCGCCTCAACCGCCCCTACATGGTGGCATTGCCCCTGGTCTTTCAAACCACCGAGGAGTGGGAAGACAGCGACCTGGGCTTGCACCCCATTCAGGTGGCGCTGCAAATGGCGATTCCTGAGCTGGATGGGGCGATCGAGCCGATTGTGCTCTCGGGCCGCGACGGTCTGACCGGACGGGCAATTTCGCTCCAGGATCGGATTGAATCCATTACCCAGCGGGCAATGAAGTGGGCCAACCTGCGCCGCAAGCCCAAGCTCGACAAAAAGCTGGCCATCACCGTCTTCAGCTTCCCCCCCGACAAAGGTAACGTGGGTACCGCCGCCTACCTGGACGTATTCGGTTCTATCTACAAAGTGCTGGAGGCGATGAAGCAGAACGGCTACGACGTGCAGGATCTGCCCGAGTCGCCCCAAGCCCTGCTCCAGGAAGTCATCCACGATGCCCAGGCCCAGTACGCCAGCCCCGAGCTGAACATCGCCTACCGCATGCCCGTGCGCGAGTACCAGGCCCTGACTCCCTACGCCGAGCGCCTAGAAGAAAACTGGGGGCCACCGCCGGGCAACCTCAACACCGATGGCGAGAACATGCTGGTTTACGGCAAAGCCTTCGGCAATGTGTTCATCGGCGTGCAGCCTACCTTTGGCTACGAGGGCGACCCCATGCGGCTGCTGTTCTCCCGCTCCGCTAGCCCCCACCACGGCTTTGCCGCCTACTACACCTACCTGAATAAAATCTGGGGCGCGGATGCGGTGCTGCACTTTGGCACCCACGGCTCGCTGGAGTTTATGCCCGGCAAGCAGATGGGCATGTCGGGCACCTGCTACCCCGACAACTTGATCGGCAGCATCCCCAACCTCTACTACTACGCGGCCAACAACCCCTCCGAGGCCACGATCGCCAAGCGCCGGGGCTACGCCGAAACTATCAGTTACCTCACCCCTCCCGCTGAGAATGCGGGTCTCTACAAAGGACTCAAGGAACTGAGCGAGCTGATCGGCTCCTACCAGAGCAACAAGGAGAGCGGTCGGGCGGTGCAGATCGTCAACGCCATCATTGAAACCGCGCGCATCTGCAACCTGGACAAGGATGTGGTGCTACCCGAGGGCGACACGGGCGAACTCTCTAACGAAGAGCGCGATGGCCTGGTGGGCAAGATCTACATCAAGCTGATGGAGATCGAGTCGCGCCTGCTGCCCTGCGGTCTGCACGTGGTAGGCAAGCCGCCTACAGCTGAGGAGGCGATCGCCACCCTAGTCAACATTGGCAGCCTCGATCGCGAAGAAGACGGCATCAAGAGCCTGCAGCGGATCATTGCTGAGAGCATTGGCCGGGATATTGATGATATCTACGGGAACAGCGATCGCGGCCACCTCGCCGACGTGCAGCTGCTCTACGACATCAATCAGGGCGTTCGGGCTGCGATCGCCGCCCTCGTCCACGAGCAAATCGATGCTGAAGGGCGTGTCTCTATGGTGTCGCGGCTCAATTTCCTCAATATTGGCCGCAAAGAACCCTGGATCAAAGCCCTCCACGAGGCAGGCTACAAGAACGTCGACACCGATGCCATCAAACCCCTGATGGAATACCTGGAGTTCTGCCTAGAGCAGGTCTGCGCCGACAACGAACTGGGCGCACTGCTGCAAGCCCTCGAAGGCGAATACCTGCTCCCTGGCCCCGGCGGCGACCCAATTCGCAACCCCGATGTGCTGCCTACTGGCAAAAACATCCACGCTCTCGACCCCCAGTCGATCCCAACCACTGCTGCTGTACAGTCGGCCAAAATTGTGGTGGATAGATTGCTGGAGCGGCAGCGACAGGAAAATGGCGGGGCCTATCCCGAGACTATCGCCACCGTGCTCTGGGGCACTGACAACATCAAAACCTACGGCGAATCCCTTGCCCAGATGATGTGGTTCGTCGGCGTCAAGCCTGTGCCCGACTCCTTGGGCCGGGTGAATAAACTGGAGCTGCTCTCCCTCGAAGAGCTGGGCCGCCCCCGCATCGACATCGTTGTCAACTGCTCTGGGGTGTTCCGGGATTTATTCATCAACCAGATGGCCCTGCTCGATCGCGCTGTGAAAATGGCCGCCGAAGCCGACGAGCCTTTGGAGATGAACTTTGTCCGCAAGCACGCCCTAGAGCAGGCGGCAGAAATGGGTCTCTCGGTCCGCGAAGCCGCTACTCGCATCTTCTCTAACGCCTCGGGTTCTTATTCCTCCAACATCAACCTGGCGGTGGAAAACAGCACTTGGGAGAACGAAGCTGAACTCCAGGAGATGTACCTGAAGCGCAAGTCCTTTGCCTTCAACTCCGACAACCCTGGCGTCATGGACAGCAATCGGGGCCTGTTTGAGTCGGCCCTGAAGACGGCGGATGCCACCTTCCAAAACCTGGATTCGTCGGAGATTTCCCTCACCGACGTATCCCACTACTTCGACTCTGACCCCACCAAGTTGGTGGCCAGCCTGCGCGAAGACGGCAAGGCTCCGGCTGCCTACATCGCCGACACCACTACCGCCAACGCCCAGGTGCGCACCCTGTCGGAAACGGTAAGACTGGATGCCCGCACCAAGATGCTCAATCCCAAGTGGTACGAAGGGATGCTTTCCCACGGCTACGAAGGGGTGCGCGAGCTGTCGAAGCGCCTGGTGAATACTATGGGCTGGTCGGCCACTGCCGGGGCAGTCGATAACTGGGTCTATGAAGATGTCAACACCACTTTCATCCAAGACCCAGAGATGTGCAAGCGCCTAATGGATCTCAACCCTAACTCCTTCCGCCGCATGGTCTCGACCCTGCTGGAAGTGAACGGACGCGGTTACTGGGAAACCAGCGACGAAAACCTGGAGAAGCTGCAAGAGCTCTATCAGGAAGTGGAAGACCGCATTGAAGGGGTGGAATAG
- a CDS encoding DUF305 domain-containing protein, whose translation MRLRQPLATMLALATLVPLASCGTSNMEAMHEGHAAGDRAEEQMVHSDHGMDLGPADATYDLRFIDGMTPHHEGAVVMAEAALENSQRPEIRQLAENIIAAQQVEIAQMKEWRAEWYPDAPAEPVMYHAEMKHDMAMSEEMISSMRMDMDLGGADDEFDLRFINAMIPHHEGAVAMAEDLKEKSSRPELLTLADEIITSQQAEIDQMTQWRQAWYGQ comes from the coding sequence ATGCGATTGAGACAGCCTTTAGCTACGATGCTAGCCCTGGCTACCCTAGTACCGCTAGCCTCCTGCGGCACTAGCAACATGGAAGCCATGCACGAAGGTCATGCTGCTGGAGACAGGGCTGAAGAGCAGATGGTGCACAGCGATCACGGGATGGATCTGGGCCCGGCCGATGCCACCTACGACCTTCGCTTTATCGACGGCATGACGCCTCACCACGAGGGCGCCGTGGTGATGGCCGAAGCGGCCTTAGAGAATTCTCAGCGGCCTGAAATTCGCCAGCTAGCAGAAAACATCATTGCGGCCCAGCAGGTGGAGATTGCTCAGATGAAGGAGTGGCGGGCCGAATGGTACCCTGATGCCCCTGCCGAGCCGGTAATGTATCACGCCGAAATGAAGCACGACATGGCGATGAGCGAGGAAATGATTAGCTCTATGCGCATGGATATGGATTTAGGCGGAGCCGATGACGAGTTCGACCTACGCTTTATCAACGCGATGATTCCTCACCATGAGGGAGCTGTAGCGATGGCGGAGGATTTGAAGGAGAAGAGTAGTCGGCCTGAGTTGCTTACCCTAGCCGACGAGATCATTACCTCTCAGCAGGCTGAAATCGACCAGATGACGCAGTGGCGACAGGCATGGTACGGGCAATAA
- a CDS encoding M48 family metallopeptidase encodes MTQTVETLFDEGIERYKKGEDPAELIPVFKEVCDRAPKSAAAWACLAWLYLLTDKPNAGLKAAQKAVKLNPQDPQGRVNLAVAMLDAGKPGVREHVEIAGQVMTVADDLKQEVMDSINDGLMRKPDWKSLSRVKQWLE; translated from the coding sequence ATGACTCAAACCGTAGAAACCCTGTTCGATGAGGGCATCGAGCGCTACAAAAAGGGCGAAGATCCCGCTGAGCTGATTCCCGTATTTAAAGAGGTGTGCGATCGCGCCCCCAAGAGTGCTGCCGCCTGGGCCTGCTTGGCCTGGCTCTACCTGCTCACCGACAAGCCCAACGCTGGCCTCAAAGCCGCCCAAAAGGCCGTCAAGCTCAACCCTCAGGATCCCCAAGGTCGGGTGAATCTGGCGGTGGCCATGCTCGACGCGGGCAAGCCCGGCGTGCGCGAGCATGTCGAAATCGCTGGCCAAGTGATGACCGTCGCCGACGACCTGAAACAGGAAGTTATGGACAGCATTAACGACGGTCTTATGCGCAAGCCAGACTGGAAGAGTTTGTCGCGCGTTAAGCAGTGGCTTGAGTAG